TTGTgacattaagaaaaaataattggcttaaactgatattataaataaatgtattttttaatatagaatatctAAGCATCCCTGAGCACgcgttatataattttaaagacgcGACTTTCAGAAATACTTAATCAACTTCAAGAATCGAAAAAAAACACGaagatttaaaaatcttttgtctACTGAGGTAACAGaagttaaaacaaaagaaaaacatatcaCAATGTTGTTGTATTCACTTGGATtcactttaattataaagtttaaaaatacatataggaTTTGTTAtccttttaaactaaaaaaaatcgtGAAGTTTTATGCTTTTGACAAGTTTTAATAATCTGTGCATTATTAAATACGTTTGCTTTTCGTTTTTACGTCAATCGTATACCTAATGATAAAGTTAGGATTTGACGTTCTATTATCTGTGATTTCTGTGAACTCGAACTGTGAAGTAAagctttgtattttgtattttatttattaccgtattacaaataattaataaagacgCGCCACGTATGAAGTTATGATATAGACAATAATAACAtagttaattgtatttataacagtgttttagtatttaaacaaGTTGGGTAAagcatttacaatataatacaataaaatgagTAGTTCTGATAAGAAATTGGGGGAGATACGTGCACTTATACTCGTTGGTGGCTATGGGACCCGTCTTAGACCATTGACTTTAAGTAGACCTAAGCCGCTAGTGGAATTTGCCAATAAACCAATATTAATGCATCAAATTGAAGCATTGGTAGATGCTGGAGTGAcgcaagtaaatatatttcttatgtacagtatttttattatattcattcgtTATATTATCGTATCGGTGCTTTGTTTTATGACCTTGACtatgttttcttaataaatacttcTATTACAAGGGAAAgttgtgattaatatatatttaaaatatattttcaggtCATTCTTGCTGTTTCCTACAGAGCTGAGGATATGGAAAAAGAGCTTACAGAGCAAGTATCGAAACTAGGAGTATCACTTACCTTTTCTCATGAGACAGAACCACTTGGCACAGCAGGACCTCTTGCACTTGCTCGTGATCTGCTCAGTGCCAGTCCTGAGCCATTCTTTGTATTAAACTCTGATGTGATCTGTGAATTTCCATTTAAAGAGCTGGCCAAATTTCACAGGAGCCATGGAAAGGTGTTTATGAgatttagaattaatttaattgaatattactttaaaaaaagtccctatcaaaaaaaaataattaaaatgcacccttttataaaataaaattctatatacaCTGAATCAAACtgtatcttctggtataagctttattattttatataccagTGGATTATGAAtagatttttaactttacacAGCAGTTTTAGAGTATGCTGGTTAGGTTCTGGCTTACAAAATACAAGTCAGTTTCTAATTTGGAAGATAGTATAGTGTAATTTATTGATAGTCTGAGTAACCTGAGCAACTACTCACACTGTCTCCTTGGAAGGATGGTACCACAAACCAGATcttacacaataatattatatataattaatttgtaggAAGGAACAATAGTAGTAACAAAAGTAAAAGAACCTTCCAAGTATGGAGTAGTTGTATACAAGGATGATGGAGAAATTGAAAACTTTGTTGAGAAACCACAGGAATTCATTTCTAATAAAATCAATGCAGGTAAACCAAACATAAATCAATAAGGTTTTTAGTAAGAAATATGAAtgcagaataataatattaattatataaacttttattcaattcaattcaaaagaaaatataatcatgttaagtaaatattcattacataaactattatataagcattatattagaacaataaataggattaatatataatatagatatatttttttgtcatttataaataaatatattcaaatatttatttcaggaaTGTATATTCTTAATCCATCAATACTGGACAGAATTGAGTTACGTCCAACATCAATTGAGAAAGAGGTATTTCCTTTCATGGCAAAGGATGGTCAGCTTTATGCTATGGAATTAGAAGGATTTTGGATGGATGTCGGACAGCCAAAAGATTTTCTAACCGGTAAGAAGGGATGTGGTCATATTTTTATGGTTATTGTTTATGAGAAGTTCATAAATAAGATAAACTAAAGTTCTTTTTTACTGGTAAATGAACTATTATCatgagtaaattttattaatagcattattaataaaacttactcATGCATGTATACTATATGAGTATTTTATTCtcttttttattcattgaagCATTTAAGAGAAAGTTATTTCTgagaattgtaaataatgtaagttgaatcttaatttattgcgataaataatctatatatataactattcaaaataatttggtaAGCTGGCAAATgtgtcaccactgcccatagacattagtgttGTAAGTTGTCAATGCCCTATCAACAAAGTTGAGCTAAGATGTTACTCAAAAATGTCCTTTTAGTGACAAACCACAGAAatcataaaatagataataccTATTAATCAAGTACTTTAGAGTACCAACAATTTTTAGAAAAGATCCATATCATTTATCTACAAAATGTTCGAAAAATGTAGCGTTACTAATgtgcaatgttttttattaggtATGTGCCTATACTTAACCAGCTTACGCCAAAAGAATTCTAACATGTTACATGAAGGCGACGGAGTTGTGGGTAACGTAATAATTGACCCTACGGCAACTATTGGAAAAGGATGTCGGATAGGACCGAACGTTACAATTGGGCCGAATGTTGTCATTGAAGATGGTAAGAAAATTCACAGATAGAGAACATATTTTTTCctgtaataatagttattttctGATACAATTTCATTTACACATACTTTAACGATAGGATTTTGTACTGTGCGTAATgacttataattttcaatttcattaatGTGGCATATTCTACCGTTTTAAGGTTCTTTTATTTATGCATTCTTCCTTTTTATTCATCCTTCATACAAAAATCCATAATATTAGCTCTGCCACGGCCCATGATATGGCGCAGCGGTTAGATGTTGTGCATCGATCCCGAGCTCTACTGAGTATCCacttgtttaatttgtgttcgtGGCGGAATAAGCTTTAAAACCATCTTCTCAAAGTGAAAGGAGATTAGCCCAGCTGTTAGACATTTTCAATCTGTAATTAATTACAGACATTCGTATGTATAACATTAGTGTCGATACAAAAAAGAGCCCTATTACATCTTTATATTGATAAAGTCAAAACTCTTATAATTAGTAACttcttatcaaataataaacggggttttttttattcatctttcTGTTTCGATATTAATAGTTGTGGGTTCTGTTCCCACTCAagtcatgtttaattttatcattgtcTTGATCTTATTTACGTTCGCGTCTGTTACAATTTTCCCCATATATCAAGAAAAATAATACCTAATGCGGAGCGGGCAAATTGCACTCATCCTCttgattaatgaaattttagGAAATATAGTAAGGAAAATTcgtatatatcaaaatttttaagATTCGATAAAAATGGCTTAGTAAAAATGAGAAACATGGATTAACAAAATACGCAAAGACATACTTCACAGAAACATTAATCTTTAATCGTTCTATGTATTATATTCCTATaatcatagatatatatatatatagaacaagGAGGATAATTGCTTTCCACCAATTATAAGATAGGGCTCAATTAAATCCGTTATCTGGGAAGATTTAGTTATCATCTAGTTTAAAGCATTTGTTAAATTCTGTTTTAGTTGTAACGATAAACAATATCTTGTCATTTCTATGAAATAGTGCGATAAAATCGTGAACATCATTGATAAtcatattagtaatttatatatttagattgcTTGTATCGATATCTTATTTTGACGatacaaatgttaataattaatataatgtctgTTGCATTGGCATACTTTtagatatttacataaatttgtttgttttattaaaaaaataacctataaatctttatttatttcctttgacACATTGGTTCAGTTAGTTTTTATGAGGGTATTGGTAGTAATTATTTGTCAACGAAGTCATATTGGCTGCCAATTATTCCAATTAAACATAATGATTAGAACATGATCGGATTTATAGTCTTGATTTATGTTGTAATAGAATACTAGAATAGGGTATCGGTTTTCCAATTGCGtgcaaatacatttaatttttctttttattgtattttggaGTCCATTCTAGTTTGAGTGAGGCGGGGAACTTGAGGTATGTTTTAGCTACGTAATTTTGGATCTGAATATGGaatacttgaataatattttaccggaTTCGGATACAGTTACGGAtacgaaatatatttcgatgaatccgattgtttcggatagtttcagttatgtatattagattatttagaaattgtagaAGAAAAATTACAACATATCAATGTGACTTTATTTACagacagtaaaaaaaaacaaatagttttaaaatacactTAGCTATTCTCTTTATGTATGACACACAAATACTGTACATAGAACGTTTGATGTGTGGTATCtaacccagacggacttgcttAGTGCACATAGTGCATTTGCCCTACCACAATGAAGATTCAAacatcaaatgaaatatttaataaatttatgccTTTATCCAGGTGCATGTATAAAGCGTAGCACTATTCTCCGCGGCGCGTGCGTCCGCCAGCACGCCTGGCTCGACGGGTGCATCGTTGGCTGGAAGTCAGTCGTCGGCCGATGGGTTAGGATGGAGAACACCACAGTGCTCGGCGAAGACGTAATAGTCAAGGACGAATTATACATCAACGGTGGTCAGGTTCTTCCTCATAAATCTATCGCCTTATCTGTTCCCGAGCCAcagataataatgtaattatgaggtgttttttaatttttttatatcaacgacagaaatttttactatttaggctaaaaatatctaaagatttagatatcattgtatttattattcagctATTTTGTAAATCCacataaaatattgaacaccagtgcaatagtaatatataaaataaaggattttatgtttattatatgtacttttaaaaaacGATTGAAGGGCTTCTTGCTGTTCGTTAGGGCTTAGAACAATAGTTAGTAAAAGGGCTGCAATTGCGGAAAATAACCATAAcgttatgattataattatttatttattttgcaaaattatattgcattatttattgtaattattatattaaattaaaataaaatttaagttttgattttaaacattttaaattattgttttcggCGGAAAATATTGGctgtataattattgttttttattatatttgagtttttatatatctttgaaTAATGGTACTTAAAAACTCTGTCATATAtcaatgtataaaatgtttttattatatcgaaaCTAAGCTTAGAAGGTCATTTGTTAAGTTCGCACAAAGTTATTcctttatgtttttgtaatattaattcattaggAACATCCGTAGGTCACCGTATATGACGAATACGATTTAAATATCTTCATTCAACATAGAAGTATTACTTGCTTATTGAATCTTAAATTTCTATCACTGGTTTGGaaagaaaaaagaagaaaatcagtagggtaatatttttatttgttagataTTCTTGAAtacaatgataatttattattttttttgaaaattccttcttttataattaattatacttagagttaatataaacattacatatataggtatacttccttcatttacaaaattaaataaaaatgcgtcaaaatttgattttataccataaagcttaaaataatctaatttaattcGATCCAAAGCagcaattatatttgttttgacaATAAAGCTGATTCTCGTATCACAATCACTAATGTAATTTGATGGAATAAAATTCTTAGCGTCTCTTTTATATGTTCATGATTAAAAGAATAGCAATCCTGTCTGAATACTTCAGTTTGTATATTGTGAATGCAGAATTTGATACCTTGACGacccaaataatttaaatttaattcgttttatttatgtctTTTATAAGTGActaaagaaattttaacattCCGATCTAGTGTTATTtacaatagaatttaaaaatggtATTGTATTACTGCCATTATACaccaaaattgtaattttatattgtagtaaTAAGCTTTTATACTATATCAACACAAATTAGTCatgtaatagaaaaaataaaagctatttttaatacCAGTGTTTTAAACTCCTATAAAgtctcatgttttttttttctaatacctacatcaaaactaaaaagatttaatacaattatatataaaaataaatttaaaatactactattttttaaattccaacAGAATGGAATTAGAAAgttataatatcgatagtacAATATACTAATCATttcaagataataaaaataggtttaaaaagttctaaaaataattattacttttaaaacaaaaaagatatcgttatttcactaaatatttaatatttatatgtctagaaaAGTCTATCAAAGATGAGAACGCGTCGGAAAAAATAGTTGCCAACTGTTGGCTACTAAGTAGTTAAGAACATGCACATAAGTAGGATAACGCTTGGTTAGTGAATTGCGTTGGCTCGATTGTTTTAgttatccataaataaaattgcgtcCTCTAAAATATGTTAAGCTCTAAAATATCAATGGACTATATCTAGACATCAAAAATAATCTAGCTTATACTATATCTAGACATCAAAAATAATCTTGTAGTTATGATAGAGATTGGACGACGTTTGATAAAGACCTTTCTATGTTTATATACTGCAACAATGCGatcaaaagtattataaatatcgcTTTGCAGCTTAATATCATATGTAAATACAGTagactatttacaaataataattatcaatatttatatgtacaggTTTTTAGacatatcaattaaattcttagtttaatggtttTTAGTTGTTCCGACAGGGCAGAGATTATTTTTGCCGATGTCATTAAGCATATCAAATCCGTAGTTAACTATGACATTGACATATGACAATTGTCAAAAGTGACATATATGTCTGTTCGTATTCGCTATTGTGATTTTGCGCCAAAACCGGCAAAGTATAAGAAATTGCAAAATCTCATTTCTTGATTAGCTAGCTTTGCGGATTTAAAATCACTGCAAAGACCGTCTATATATATCAGTTTCTTCGATGTCCTTTAATTGACGAAATATGTCTAAACGAAATAGTTCTACAGTTTCGAATACATTGTTCAATTACTTTGCTAAAACACCACCGAGTTCAAAAAAACCCAAACAGATCAGCGATGAAGGcagtattaacaaattaaattcttcTTTAAACTGTAAAGATGGTGTTAAAGTTgaaagtaagtatttataagtttataatatgtaaggCTACAAATATAGATCTAATGTATTAATACAATGCTCTATAATCTGCGTCTTTATTTTCGCATTAAAGTTTATGTAatacaaattcaatataatttgcaGAAAATTGAGTAAAGTTCCTTTTTTGTAAAGTCtattgctataataataaaaaccattgattaagataatttttagagtgtatatatttacagataaaaaacgAGAAAGGATACCAACTCCATCACCAGAACCAAATAAGGAAGCTAGTGATAGTGATGAGGAAGTGGTTGTTTCCAACAAAAAAAGGAAGCGGATTAGATTAAATCCTATAGATTCTGATGATTcagatattgaaaataaaggTAAAGATAATAGAATACCAGTTGTTGCCCATggctttatttacattttagggTTTCGTCATCAGATGTTATGtctaaaaagtagcctatgtaaTTCCTTGGGGTTTAAATTTACGACATAACAAATTTTGACAATTTAAGTTCAGTGATTTGGCCGTAAAAGTGTAaccgacagagttactttcccatttataatattagtttagaagtatatatattctgttttttaatattacatttcatttcTGGAGCTGAAGGTATgtcttataaatgtatttaaaaggtGACTACaatcatacttttttataacaaaaacatgctaattcgaataaaattatcaatttacattaaatattaaaacatttcagcagataataaagttaaaagcCCTAAAGAGGAAGTGTCTATGAAGCAAAGATTACAAGAAAGTTTCAAATATGAACCTGGTGAATCCCCTAAAAGCGATAAAACCAGACGAGTCATCCCAAATGtgtaagcaaaaatatttttttattgaaattaatattacttaactgTAACACTTATTGCCAATTCTATTTTCAGTTCACAAACAAAAATAGAATCTCAAGAAAGCCCTATCATAGCGGACGAAGATAACTGGACTCATTGCAAACTGGATTGGTTGAAACCAGATAATATACGAGATGCTCAGAAGCGTAAGCCAGACCATCCAGAATATGACCCAAGTACAGTCTATGTACCAATGGAATTTATGAAAAAGCAAACACCTGTGTGTATTGtattacatttgtatataaatggaAGGAATTTTCAATGCATGAAATATTctacaattaacttttttaatttattaaatcttaataaatactttttgtagctaaatttattgtacaataatCTTAAGTGACATGCAAGAGTAATTAAAACAGCTCTCATGGAatatctaagattttttttaatatgtagtttTGTACTCTTCAGATATTTGCATAttaggcatatatatatatatagttattaacttaagggttttatatttattatataatgttaacaaATGTATTTCTTTACAGGCTCACAAACAGTGGtgggaaataaaatcaaaacattttgatAGTGTATTGTTTTTCAAAGTTGGTAAATTTTATGAGCTGTATCATATGGATGCAGCCGTTGGTGTGAATGAACTTGGCTTTTCTTTTATGAAGGTATGTTACTGATCACTCGACTtcctcatatttataaaatatatatatatatatcctactTGGAATagctttaatattgtttaaattagagtgttttttttaaatcgtgatTTTAATATTCTAGGGTGAATTTGCACATTCTGGTTTCCCTGAAAGTGCATATTCTCGCATGGCTTCTACTTTGGTCTCCAAAGGATACAAGGTAGTGCGCGTCGAACAAACTGAGACTCCTGACATGATGCAGGAGAGATGTAAAAGtaagtgtattaaaattaagCTTCTTAATTTCGAAGGAAAAATGAGAGAAGATATCTcgataatttacttattttattttattttaattaggaaaaccaacagtagatacaatatcacaaccaaaataaaaaataaaaaattacatttcaaaattatcaaggcaaaagttctactacttacaggtagtctcaccatgcattatcatattacacaatgtaattattgaaaatatgaattaaacaaaagcataataattaaaaataaaaaatacaatacattttttaaactattattaataaataataattaataagataaaccatatgattagaattgagcactTATAATGttgtatgtgtataaatatttgattttggtataattaatatgacaCGTGTTCAGGCAGCGGCCTGTCGAGCAAGGGCGATAAAGTCGTCCGCCGCGAGGTGTGCCAAGTGAGCGTGCGCGGCGCGCGGGCGCTCGGCCTGCAGGACGCCGCGCCCGCGCACGCCGCCTCGGAGCACATGCTGGCCGTCGCCGAGGAGGTGCCGCACTCGTACACTCGTACTAGATGTTATCGTTTGAGAATGGACAAGAAACCCGATTAACGattgcttttaatatatatgaatagacTTACCAATCAtgatattgtgttttttttttaggaaaacaATGGTTGCAGCACATATGGAGTCTGCTTTATAGACACTACTATAGGCCAGTTCCACATGGGACAATTCACGGACGACAAGCATTCGTCGAGGTTACTGACTACACTCGCCCATTATCCACCAGCTTTGGTAAGATATTATCTCGGTACTCAACATATTCATTTTAGTCAACTTGAGAAACGTCACTATAACTCACCGGCTTAAAGGCCGGTTTCGTATGAACTTTTGATTTTTATCGACATCTTGAGGATTACACATattcatcatttaaaatatttagacctATTCAATCACGAAAAGGAGATTTTCTTAGCTTACGTTACTTAttgtcgtctcacgcacactaagtcAACTaataagcacgagcgtcactcacacATACCAACACATGCCAATAGTTTAACGCAAAGGAGCACCTAcatgagtgaatagatctatacatAAGTTTCAGTAATAACATCTACAAAAGAGAACcagaaaaacaaacttaaataaaaatgtattaatattttgtagataATCTACGATCGGAAAACAACCACATCACGTACAACTAAACTCTTAGCCACACACTGTCATACTGCGAGACGGGAACCCACTGCTATATGGCCACCagaaaaaacgttaaaaatattagctGAGAAGTATTATAGAACCAATGTTGACGGAGACTGGCCGGAGGGAATCAAACCATTCCTACACGAAGGTAAGACATGCTTATAGCCCTGATGGTATAATGTTTTAATGGCAGTGCGATATAAACAATATACAGACATATGCATGTACAACACTGACTCGAGA
Above is a window of Vanessa atalanta chromosome 19, ilVanAtal1.2, whole genome shotgun sequence DNA encoding:
- the LOC125071280 gene encoding mannose-1-phosphate guanyltransferase beta; amino-acid sequence: MSSSDKKLGEIRALILVGGYGTRLRPLTLSRPKPLVEFANKPILMHQIEALVDAGVTQVILAVSYRAEDMEKELTEQVSKLGVSLTFSHETEPLGTAGPLALARDLLSASPEPFFVLNSDVICEFPFKELAKFHRSHGKEGTIVVTKVKEPSKYGVVVYKDDGEIENFVEKPQEFISNKINAGMYILNPSILDRIELRPTSIEKEVFPFMAKDGQLYAMELEGFWMDVGQPKDFLTGMCLYLTSLRQKNSNMLHEGDGVVGNVIIDPTATIGKGCRIGPNVTIGPNVVIEDGACIKRSTILRGACVRQHAWLDGCIVGWKSVVGRWVRMENTTVLGEDVIVKDELYINGGQVLPHKSIALSVPEPQIIM